One window of Deltaproteobacteria bacterium genomic DNA carries:
- a CDS encoding hydantoinase B/oxoprolinase family protein, with product MPPKVDAITMQVIRYGLEAVADDMGYNLMRMGRTTIVKEIMDINCGVLDADGGILAQAHLCPLMMFSLPTTAAHMIKHFDRFEDGDVIISNDPYLGGQHLLDVQFFSPVIVEGELVGFVANIAHQLDMGGAVPGGVAGGLTEIFQEGLRIPLVKLYRAGEEDDQIFDFVAANIRIPEKTLEDFRAQAATTFVGVRRVKALVQKYGLDVFRECTRMLKRYSEGIVRRFISDLPDGTYSGSDYLDDDGQVEAPVRVQVNVHIQGDQMHVDFDGSSPQTKGNVNCPWACSQGGVFYTMVGIIDPHMPLNAGTFNPIKVSSREGLLTNPLPPAGVTARSQTMTKIVEAMLQAMSELVPDRVVAGSHGQACTNSFSGVHPETGKRFGYIEIQGGGAGARPTKDGPDGQDLHLGRFMNTPVEAVEMENPVMIERYEFIPDSGGPGKFRGGLSLRRDIRFLTDVIWARYSDRQKFKPQGLFGGKEGTMGRLVLNPGTDRETPCRSKGVDTIQAGDVLSIQLPGSGGYGPPEERDPEKVRWDVINGKVSLESAIKDYKVVFTDDLSVDEQKTRALRSSSAEERG from the coding sequence ATGCCCCCTAAAGTGGATGCCATAACCATGCAGGTCATTCGGTACGGCCTGGAGGCGGTTGCCGATGACATGGGATACAATCTGATGCGCATGGGCCGCACGACCATTGTCAAGGAGATCATGGACATCAACTGCGGGGTGCTGGATGCGGACGGCGGTATCCTGGCCCAAGCCCACCTCTGCCCTTTGATGATGTTCAGTCTCCCCACCACCGCAGCCCACATGATAAAGCACTTTGACCGTTTTGAGGACGGTGATGTGATTATTTCCAATGATCCCTACCTGGGGGGACAACATCTACTTGACGTCCAATTCTTTTCCCCGGTCATCGTGGAGGGCGAGCTGGTGGGATTCGTGGCCAATATAGCACACCAGCTGGACATGGGGGGCGCCGTTCCCGGCGGCGTTGCAGGAGGACTCACCGAGATTTTCCAGGAAGGCTTGCGTATCCCTCTTGTCAAGCTTTACAGGGCCGGTGAAGAGGATGACCAGATATTCGACTTCGTCGCGGCCAACATCCGCATTCCGGAGAAAACGCTTGAAGACTTCAGGGCCCAAGCGGCCACCACCTTTGTCGGTGTCAGGCGGGTCAAGGCCCTGGTCCAAAAATACGGCCTGGACGTATTTCGCGAGTGCACTCGAATGCTCAAGCGTTACAGCGAGGGGATCGTCAGAAGATTCATCTCGGATCTCCCGGACGGCACATACTCAGGGTCGGACTATCTGGATGACGACGGCCAGGTGGAGGCGCCGGTCAGGGTCCAGGTCAACGTCCATATTCAGGGCGATCAAATGCACGTGGATTTCGACGGGAGCAGTCCTCAGACCAAGGGGAATGTCAACTGCCCCTGGGCCTGTTCCCAGGGAGGGGTTTTCTACACAATGGTGGGAATCATCGATCCCCACATGCCCCTGAATGCCGGAACATTCAACCCCATCAAGGTTTCGAGCAGGGAAGGACTGCTTACAAACCCCCTTCCTCCGGCGGGAGTCACGGCGCGGAGTCAAACCATGACCAAGATCGTGGAAGCCATGCTCCAAGCCATGAGTGAACTGGTTCCTGACCGGGTTGTAGCGGGCAGTCACGGGCAGGCCTGCACCAACAGCTTCTCAGGCGTACACCCCGAGACCGGCAAACGCTTCGGATACATCGAGATTCAGGGGGGTGGTGCCGGGGCCCGCCCCACAAAGGACGGACCCGACGGCCAGGATCTTCACCTGGGCCGTTTCATGAACACCCCGGTGGAGGCGGTGGAAATGGAAAACCCGGTCATGATCGAGCGCTACGAGTTTATTCCTGATTCGGGGGGGCCTGGAAAATTCAGGGGAGGACTCTCTCTTAGAAGGGACATTCGATTTCTGACGGACGTCATCTGGGCACGTTACTCGGATCGACAAAAATTCAAGCCCCAGGGACTGTTCGGAGGCAAGGAAGGCACCATGGGGCGTCTGGTTCTCAACCCAGGAACGGACCGGGAAACACCCTGTCGCTCCAAAGGTGTTGATACCATTCAGGCAGGGGATGTTCTGAGCATCCAGCTCCCGGGAAGCGGAGGGTATGGCCCGCCTGAAGAACGTGATCCTGAAAAGGTCAGGTGGGATGTAATAAACGGTAAAGTCAGCCTTGAATCAGCAATAAAGGATTACAAAGTCGTTTTCACCGACGACCTGAGCGTGGATGAACAAAAAACAAGAGCATTACGGAGCTCTTCAGCGGAAGAAAGGGGGTGA